The Tistrella mobilis genome window below encodes:
- the odhB gene encoding 2-oxoglutarate dehydrogenase complex dihydrolipoyllysine-residue succinyltransferase: protein MSVEIKVPSLGESVTEATIGQWFKKVGDRVEADEPLVELETDKVTLEVNAPASGVLTEILAEEGADVEVGALLGVIGEGQGAAAAKPAEAPKKAEAPKAEPAPAPAAEKILSPAARKAAADAGIDAASVEGTGRDGRVMKDDVQRAAAAKPAAPAAPAAAPAPKTAQPAGERETRVRMTKLRRRIAERLKDAQNTAAILTTYNEVDMSQVMALRNRYKDGFEKKHGVKLGFMSFFVKASIAALKEYPAVNAQIDGDELIYKNHYDIGVAVGTEQGLVVPVVRDADQLSFAGVEATINALGVKARDGKLTMEELTGGTFTISNGGVYGSLMSSPILNPPQSGILGMHKIQERPMAEKGQVVIRPMMYLALSYDHRIIDGKEAVSFLVRVKECIENPERLLFDL, encoded by the coding sequence ATGAGCGTCGAGATCAAAGTTCCGAGCCTGGGCGAATCGGTTACCGAGGCCACCATCGGCCAGTGGTTCAAGAAGGTCGGTGACCGCGTCGAGGCCGATGAGCCGCTGGTGGAGCTGGAGACCGACAAGGTCACCCTCGAAGTCAATGCCCCCGCATCGGGCGTGCTGACCGAGATCCTGGCCGAGGAAGGTGCCGACGTCGAGGTCGGCGCCCTGCTGGGCGTGATCGGCGAGGGCCAGGGCGCCGCTGCGGCGAAGCCCGCCGAGGCGCCGAAGAAGGCAGAGGCGCCCAAGGCCGAGCCTGCGCCGGCCCCTGCTGCCGAGAAGATCCTGTCGCCGGCGGCCCGCAAGGCCGCTGCCGATGCCGGCATTGATGCCGCTTCGGTCGAAGGCACCGGCCGTGACGGCCGGGTCATGAAGGATGACGTGCAGCGCGCCGCTGCGGCGAAGCCCGCCGCTCCGGCGGCCCCCGCCGCTGCCCCGGCGCCCAAGACGGCCCAGCCGGCCGGCGAGCGCGAGACCCGCGTGCGCATGACCAAGCTGCGCCGCCGCATCGCCGAGCGCCTGAAGGATGCCCAGAACACCGCCGCGATCCTGACCACCTATAACGAGGTGGACATGTCGCAGGTGATGGCCCTGCGCAACCGCTACAAGGACGGCTTCGAGAAGAAGCACGGCGTGAAGCTGGGCTTCATGTCGTTCTTCGTGAAGGCCTCGATTGCGGCGCTCAAGGAGTACCCGGCGGTCAATGCCCAGATCGACGGCGACGAGCTGATCTATAAGAACCACTATGACATCGGCGTTGCCGTCGGCACCGAGCAGGGCCTGGTGGTTCCGGTGGTGCGCGATGCCGATCAGCTGTCCTTTGCCGGCGTCGAGGCGACCATCAATGCGTTGGGCGTGAAGGCGCGCGACGGGAAGCTCACCATGGAAGAGCTGACCGGTGGCACCTTTACCATCTCGAATGGCGGCGTTTACGGCTCGCTGATGTCGTCGCCGATCCTGAACCCGCCGCAGTCGGGCATCCTGGGCATGCACAAGATCCAGGAGCGTCCGATGGCCGAAAAGGGCCAGGTCGTGATCCGTCCGATGATGTATCTGGCGCTGTCCTATGATCACCGCATCATCGACGGCAAGGAGGCGGTGAGCTTCCTGGTGCGCGTCAAGGAATGCATCGAGAACCCGGAGCGGCTGCTGTTCGATCTCTGA
- the lpdA gene encoding dihydrolipoyl dehydrogenase encodes MSDTQSFDVVIIGGGPGGYIAAIRAAQLGLKTACVEKRGALGGTCLNVGCIPSKALLQSSELYAETKHGLEEHGVKLSGVELDLAAMMTRKGKVVSQLTGGIEGLFKKNKVAYFKGTGRFVDATTIEVALNDGGTETIKTRETIIATGSTHVDLPGVEIDEKRIVSSTGALEFEKVPGRLVVIGGGVIGLELGSVWSRLGSAVTVVEFMDRITPEMDGEVSKQFQRILGRQGLKFRLSTKVTGADTSGEVIKLTVEPAKGGDAETIEADAVLVAIGRKPYTEGLGLEAVGIETGPRGRIEVDDHFRTNVPNIRAIGDVIKGPMLAHKAEEEGVIVAEMIAGQSGHIDYNLIPGVIYTWPEVASVGRTEEQLKAEGIAYKPGKFPFSANSRARAVGETDGFVKILADAETDRILGAHIIGPDAGTLISELVLAMEFKASAEDIARTSHAHPTLEEAVKEAALAVDGRTLNM; translated from the coding sequence ATGAGCGATACCCAATCCTTCGACGTCGTCATCATCGGCGGCGGCCCCGGCGGCTATATTGCGGCGATCCGCGCGGCCCAGCTTGGCCTGAAGACCGCCTGTGTCGAGAAGCGCGGCGCATTGGGCGGCACCTGCCTGAACGTCGGCTGCATTCCGTCGAAGGCGCTGCTGCAGTCGTCGGAGCTTTATGCCGAGACGAAGCACGGGCTGGAAGAGCATGGCGTGAAGCTGTCGGGTGTCGAACTCGACCTCGCCGCGATGATGACCCGCAAGGGTAAGGTCGTCTCCCAGCTGACCGGCGGTATCGAAGGCCTGTTCAAGAAGAACAAGGTCGCCTACTTCAAGGGTACCGGCCGTTTCGTCGATGCGACCACCATCGAGGTGGCGCTGAACGACGGCGGCACCGAGACGATCAAGACCCGTGAGACGATCATCGCCACCGGCTCGACCCATGTCGACCTGCCGGGTGTCGAGATCGACGAGAAGCGGATCGTCAGCTCGACCGGTGCGCTCGAATTCGAGAAGGTGCCGGGTCGTCTGGTCGTGATCGGCGGCGGTGTTATCGGCCTCGAACTCGGCTCGGTCTGGAGCCGGCTCGGCTCGGCCGTGACCGTGGTCGAGTTCATGGACCGGATCACGCCCGAGATGGATGGCGAGGTCTCCAAGCAGTTCCAGCGCATCCTGGGCCGCCAGGGCCTGAAGTTCCGCCTGTCGACCAAGGTCACCGGCGCCGATACGTCGGGTGAGGTCATCAAGCTGACGGTCGAACCGGCCAAGGGTGGCGATGCCGAGACCATCGAAGCGGATGCCGTACTGGTCGCCATCGGCCGCAAGCCCTATACCGAGGGGCTGGGCCTGGAGGCTGTTGGCATCGAGACCGGTCCGCGCGGCCGGATCGAGGTCGATGATCATTTCCGCACCAATGTGCCGAACATCCGCGCCATCGGCGACGTCATCAAGGGCCCGATGCTCGCCCATAAGGCCGAGGAAGAGGGCGTGATCGTGGCCGAAATGATCGCCGGGCAGTCGGGTCATATCGACTACAATCTGATCCCGGGCGTGATCTACACCTGGCCGGAAGTGGCCAGCGTCGGCCGGACCGAGGAACAGCTGAAGGCGGAGGGCATTGCCTACAAGCCCGGCAAGTTCCCCTTCTCTGCCAACAGCCGCGCCCGCGCAGTGGGCGAGACCGACGGCTTCGTCAAGATCCTGGCCGATGCCGAGACCGACCGGATCCTGGGCGCGCATATCATCGGCCCCGATGCCGGAACCCTGATCTCCGAGTTGGTGCTCGCCATGGAGTTCAAGGCCAGCGCCGAGGACATTGCCCGTACCAGCCATGCTCACCCCACCCTCGAAGAAGCGGTGAAGGAAGCGGCGCTGGCGGTCGATGGCCGCACGCTGAACATGTAA
- a CDS encoding periplasmic heavy metal sensor yields the protein MIRTLIRRLPRPGVERLALILSVAANLVVAVYLLAAEPPRPFGRDLAPRATHLVEMISSRLPPAEGARLTALYEARHPGMEALDTAFRQAMITVIAEIERPEVNRAALHAAFDEARSIRSRSADLMIDMFVETLADASLEARQQIVAEIRRTR from the coding sequence GTGATCCGCACCCTCATCCGCCGGCTGCCTCGCCCCGGGGTGGAACGGCTGGCGCTCATCCTGTCGGTGGCAGCCAATCTCGTGGTTGCCGTCTATCTGCTTGCCGCCGAACCGCCGCGTCCTTTCGGTCGGGACCTGGCACCGCGCGCCACACATCTGGTCGAGATGATCTCAAGCCGCCTGCCGCCGGCAGAAGGTGCCCGGCTGACCGCCCTGTACGAGGCGCGGCACCCCGGAATGGAGGCGCTGGACACGGCATTCCGTCAGGCGATGATCACCGTCATCGCCGAGATTGAACGGCCCGAGGTCAACCGCGCCGCCCTGCATGCAGCTTTCGACGAGGCGCGATCGATCCGCAGCCGCTCAGCCGATCTCATGATCGACATGTTCGTCGAGACCCTGGCCGATGCATCTCTTGAGGCCCGGCAACAGATTGTGGCGGAGATCCGCAGAACCCGCTGA
- a CDS encoding sigma-70 family RNA polymerase sigma factor, with translation MNEPEDDVLVGRVAAGDHAAFARLMARHMRRAIGIARGVGRNPADADEIAQDAFLRLWTHAARFDPARGGFTPWFARIVLNLTLDHRRRPAALELESADTVADTTPDALTRLIGAERDALLQAGLDQLGERQRAAIVLFHYEGIAGRDCARILDISEDAFESLLARARRKLRRSLTPIDPDARAGRKETGS, from the coding sequence ATGAATGAGCCCGAAGACGACGTCCTGGTCGGCCGCGTGGCGGCAGGAGATCACGCCGCCTTCGCCCGGCTGATGGCGCGCCATATGCGGCGCGCCATCGGCATAGCCCGGGGTGTTGGCCGCAATCCCGCCGATGCCGACGAGATCGCGCAGGATGCCTTTCTGCGACTATGGACCCATGCCGCACGTTTCGACCCGGCTCGTGGCGGCTTCACACCCTGGTTCGCACGCATCGTGCTGAACCTGACCCTCGATCACCGGCGGCGGCCGGCTGCGCTGGAGCTGGAGAGCGCGGATACCGTCGCCGATACAACACCCGACGCCCTCACGCGCCTGATCGGCGCGGAACGCGATGCCCTGCTTCAGGCCGGGCTCGATCAGTTGGGAGAGCGCCAGCGCGCCGCCATCGTTCTGTTCCATTACGAAGGCATTGCCGGCCGCGACTGCGCCCGGATTCTGGACATCAGCGAAGATGCCTTCGAAAGCCTGCTTGCCCGGGCGCGCCGCAAGTTGCGGCGCAGCCTTACCCCCATCGACCCGGACGCCCGCGCCGGCCGCAAGGAGACCGGATCATGA
- a CDS encoding Crp/Fnr family transcriptional regulator encodes MTTLAVELARVDLLADLPRNSLAAVAAQVRTMRHGAGAVVLDADDGSSNRDVFLVLEGVVDVINYALTGREVSFARIESGGYFGELSAIDGLPRSARVVAATDCRLAALSPQLFDRLVTEEPTVARKVMLRLARIIRACDERIMDLSTLRAVERVAVEILRLARPSDGNTGAPGRWVVDRLPAQRDIAARVGTARETVARVLSQLQEDGVVERRGRMLVVPDRMRLLRVAAGDRPEALLAR; translated from the coding sequence ATGACGACTCTCGCCGTAGAGCTGGCCCGTGTCGATCTGCTCGCCGATCTGCCGCGCAACAGCCTGGCCGCAGTGGCGGCGCAGGTGCGTACCATGCGCCACGGCGCCGGCGCGGTGGTGCTGGATGCCGATGACGGCAGCAGCAATCGCGACGTCTTCCTGGTGCTGGAAGGTGTGGTCGACGTCATCAACTATGCCCTGACCGGCCGCGAAGTCTCGTTCGCCCGTATTGAGTCCGGGGGCTATTTCGGCGAGCTGTCGGCGATCGACGGGCTGCCGCGCTCGGCGCGGGTGGTGGCTGCTACCGATTGCCGGCTTGCCGCCCTGTCGCCCCAGCTCTTCGACCGGCTGGTGACCGAGGAGCCGACGGTGGCACGCAAGGTGATGCTGCGCCTGGCCCGGATCATCCGTGCCTGCGACGAACGGATCATGGATCTGAGCACGTTGCGTGCCGTCGAGCGGGTGGCGGTGGAGATTCTGCGCCTGGCCCGGCCCTCGGACGGCAATACCGGCGCCCCCGGCCGCTGGGTGGTGGACCGTCTTCCGGCCCAGCGCGACATTGCGGCGCGGGTCGGCACGGCGCGCGAGACGGTGGCCCGCGTGCTTTCCCAACTTCAGGAAGATGGGGTGGTGGAACGCCGGGGTCGCATGCTGGTGGTGCCGGACCGGATGCGCCTGCTGCGGGTGGCTGCCGGTGACCGACCCGAAGCGCTGCTCGCCCGCTGA
- a CDS encoding multicopper oxidase family protein: MSMNITRRRLLGAAGAAVALAAAGRSLLPSAYADTPRHHLSAASRVIDIRGRAATVWGLRRPDGGNGLELMPGERFHLALHNRMEEPTIIHWHGLTPPSDQDGVTDTGYVGLIPPDGQAVYDFAARPGTHWMHSHAGLQEQQLLAAPLIVRSAADLVADHQEVVVMLHDFSFRAPDEILAGLTGMAGMDHGAQGHGAMNHGTMRHAPAGPDLNDVEYDAFLAEDRTLDDPLVVRTERRGRVRLRVINAAAATAFRLDLGGHIARVVAVDGNAVPAQEVADVPLAQGQRVDLLVDMPAQGGVVPLFATREGDTIRTGILLATPGAVVARLSDRAAQPAAPVDAMLERILVPADAPVGPPTRQVEMVLEGGMMPYRWTIDGRSWADRRPVQARAGDVLAMTMVNRSGMAHPMHLHGHHFRVTAIDGRPVSGLLRDTVQVVPGSAVTIAVTADNPGRWLFHCHSLYHMATGMMTELVYV; the protein is encoded by the coding sequence ATGTCCATGAACATCACCCGCCGCCGCCTGCTCGGCGCGGCGGGCGCCGCTGTGGCCCTGGCCGCGGCCGGACGCAGCCTGCTGCCGTCGGCCTATGCTGATACGCCGCGTCATCATCTTTCGGCCGCAAGCCGGGTCATCGACATCCGGGGCCGCGCCGCCACGGTCTGGGGTCTCCGCCGTCCCGACGGCGGCAACGGGCTGGAACTGATGCCCGGCGAGCGGTTTCACCTGGCCCTCCACAATCGAATGGAGGAGCCGACCATCATCCACTGGCACGGTCTGACCCCGCCGTCGGATCAGGATGGCGTGACCGATACCGGCTATGTCGGGCTGATTCCGCCCGACGGGCAGGCGGTCTACGATTTTGCGGCCCGGCCCGGGACCCACTGGATGCACTCCCATGCCGGTCTTCAGGAACAGCAGCTGCTGGCGGCGCCCCTGATCGTGCGCAGTGCCGCCGATCTGGTGGCCGACCACCAGGAGGTGGTGGTCATGCTCCATGACTTCAGCTTCCGGGCGCCGGACGAGATCCTTGCCGGTCTGACCGGCATGGCCGGGATGGATCACGGCGCCCAAGGCCATGGGGCCATGAACCATGGCACAATGCGTCATGCTCCGGCCGGCCCCGATCTCAACGATGTCGAGTATGACGCCTTCCTTGCCGAAGACCGCACGCTCGACGATCCGCTGGTGGTGCGCACCGAGCGGCGCGGGCGGGTCCGGCTCAGGGTGATCAATGCGGCAGCCGCCACCGCCTTCCGGCTCGATCTGGGGGGGCATATCGCCCGCGTGGTGGCTGTGGATGGCAATGCGGTGCCGGCACAGGAGGTGGCAGACGTCCCGTTGGCGCAGGGGCAGCGGGTCGATCTGCTGGTCGACATGCCGGCCCAGGGCGGGGTGGTGCCGCTGTTTGCCACGCGTGAGGGCGATACGATACGCACCGGCATTCTGCTCGCCACACCGGGGGCGGTGGTGGCGAGGCTGTCCGATCGGGCGGCGCAACCGGCGGCACCGGTCGATGCGATGCTGGAACGAATTCTGGTGCCGGCCGATGCGCCGGTTGGGCCGCCGACACGGCAGGTGGAGATGGTCCTGGAGGGCGGGATGATGCCCTATCGCTGGACCATCGACGGGCGCAGCTGGGCGGACCGCAGGCCGGTGCAGGCCCGGGCCGGCGACGTGCTGGCAATGACCATGGTCAACCGTTCGGGCATGGCGCATCCCATGCACCTTCACGGCCACCACTTTCGGGTGACGGCGATTGACGGCCGGCCTGTGAGTGGTCTCCTGCGCGACACGGTGCAGGTGGTGCCCGGCAGTGCGGTCACCATTGCGGTCACCGCCGACAATCCCGGCCGCTGGCTGTTCCACTGCCACAGCCTCTACCACATGGCCACCGGCATGATGACCGAACTGGTCTATGTCTGA
- a CDS encoding tyrosine recombinase XerC: protein MVRQLTQEPAAVWPTDIAAAVEDWRRWLVAERRASANTVAAYDRDLTQFLRFINDWAGGITDLPALAAVDIQGFRAWMARRRADGLKPSSTARALAVIRGFYRRLDRVHNLPAPGLAGLSAPKHVRPAPRPVAAADAGRLIAAAADIGAESGRDWVALRERALFALLWGAGLRIGEALSLDGRDWPAPDTRQPALVVRGKGGKQRRVPLIPAVVSAVEAYRAACPHPQTPERPVFTGVRGGRLDRAVAERHMAAARRALGLEATATPHALRHAFATHLLDGGADLRVIQDLLGHESLATTQRYTAVATERMIAAYAAAHPRARLRSGEDKTDGSDRPPQT from the coding sequence GTGGTCCGCCAGCTGACGCAGGAACCCGCGGCCGTCTGGCCGACGGATATCGCAGCGGCAGTCGAGGACTGGCGGCGCTGGCTGGTGGCCGAGCGCCGGGCTTCGGCCAACACGGTCGCCGCCTATGATCGGGACCTGACGCAGTTCCTGCGGTTCATCAACGACTGGGCCGGTGGCATCACCGATCTGCCGGCACTCGCCGCCGTCGACATTCAAGGGTTTCGCGCCTGGATGGCCCGGCGGCGGGCCGACGGGCTGAAGCCGTCTTCCACCGCCAGAGCGCTCGCCGTCATACGTGGCTTCTACCGACGGCTCGATCGGGTCCACAACCTGCCGGCCCCGGGGCTGGCGGGCCTTTCGGCTCCGAAACACGTCCGCCCGGCCCCCCGCCCCGTCGCGGCGGCAGATGCCGGGCGGCTGATCGCCGCCGCCGCCGATATCGGCGCTGAAAGCGGACGCGATTGGGTGGCCCTGCGCGAACGCGCCCTCTTCGCCCTGCTCTGGGGGGCGGGGCTGCGCATCGGCGAGGCCCTGTCGCTGGACGGGCGCGACTGGCCGGCGCCGGACACGAGACAGCCGGCACTGGTGGTGCGCGGCAAGGGCGGCAAGCAGCGCCGGGTGCCGCTGATCCCGGCGGTGGTCAGCGCGGTCGAAGCCTATCGTGCCGCCTGCCCGCATCCGCAGACCCCCGAGCGGCCGGTCTTCACCGGCGTGCGCGGCGGCCGGCTGGATCGGGCGGTGGCGGAACGGCACATGGCGGCGGCGCGGCGCGCGCTGGGACTGGAAGCGACCGCCACCCCCCATGCGCTGCGCCACGCCTTCGCCACCCATCTGCTGGATGGCGGCGCCGATCTTCGGGTCATCCAGGATCTGCTTGGCCACGAAAGCCTGGCGACCACCCAGCGCTACACGGCGGTTGCGACCGAACGGATGATCGCCGCCTATGCCGCCGCGCATCCCCGGGCGCGGCTGCGCAGCGGCGAGGACAAGACGGACGGCTCGGACCGCCCCCCTCAGACATAG
- a CDS encoding DUF484 family protein, translating into MTSSSDTAAPAAGRPIQDADVLAHLARHPDFFQRHPEALEALVLPGRRHGDGVVDMQRFQIDRLARTVDDMRSNQKRLIGTVQANAEIDQRVRQSVLTLVEAQTVDAVIDRLVQAVPQALGIECALVAVEGNAGRMPAGVMTLAPGTIDRMLGAGRPLRLRGRIEADARAPLWADNDTVRSDAVVRLETRADMPPMVLVLGNGREATWHDGQASDLLDFLAAVAARCLTRSWSAS; encoded by the coding sequence ATGACCAGCAGCTCCGACACCGCCGCCCCCGCCGCCGGCCGCCCGATCCAGGACGCCGACGTGCTGGCGCATCTCGCCCGCCATCCGGATTTCTTCCAGCGCCATCCCGAAGCCCTGGAAGCCCTGGTTCTGCCGGGCCGTCGCCACGGCGACGGCGTCGTCGACATGCAGCGCTTCCAGATCGACCGGCTGGCACGGACGGTGGATGACATGCGCAGCAATCAGAAGCGCCTCATCGGCACGGTTCAGGCCAATGCCGAAATCGACCAGCGGGTCCGCCAGTCGGTCCTGACCCTGGTCGAGGCGCAGACCGTCGATGCCGTGATCGATCGCCTGGTCCAGGCCGTGCCACAGGCACTGGGTATCGAATGTGCGCTGGTTGCAGTCGAAGGGAATGCCGGTCGCATGCCGGCGGGTGTGATGACCCTCGCCCCCGGCACGATCGACCGGATGCTGGGCGCCGGCCGTCCGCTCAGGCTGCGTGGCCGGATCGAGGCCGACGCCCGCGCACCGCTCTGGGCCGACAACGACACCGTCCGATCGGACGCCGTCGTCCGGCTGGAGACCCGCGCCGACATGCCGCCTATGGTGCTGGTGCTGGGCAATGGCCGCGAGGCCACCTGGCATGATGGTCAGGCGAGCGATCTGCTCGACTTTCTGGCCGCAGTGGCCGCCCGCTGTCTGACCCGGTCGTGGTCCGCCAGCTGA
- the fsa gene encoding fructose-6-phosphate aldolase, with translation MKFFVDTADVAEIRDLAATGLVDGVTTNPTLIAKSGRKFVEVIEEICAVVAGPVSAEVTALDHEKMLAEGRYLARIAPNVTIKVPLTIDGLKTCKALSDEGTPVNVTLCFSPAQAILAAKAGARFISPFVGRYDDIGARGMELIEQIVEIYANYPTFQTEVLVASVRNPLHVVEAGRIGADVVTVPPSVLRQMYQHPLTDKGLAAFMADWEKTGQTVL, from the coding sequence ATGAAGTTCTTCGTCGATACCGCCGACGTTGCCGAAATCCGCGATCTCGCCGCCACCGGCCTGGTCGACGGCGTCACCACCAACCCGACGCTGATCGCCAAGAGCGGCCGCAAGTTCGTCGAAGTGATCGAAGAGATCTGCGCCGTGGTCGCCGGCCCCGTTTCGGCCGAAGTCACCGCCCTCGATCACGAGAAGATGCTGGCCGAGGGCCGGTATCTGGCCCGCATCGCCCCCAACGTCACCATCAAGGTGCCGCTGACCATCGACGGGCTGAAGACCTGCAAGGCGCTCTCGGACGAGGGCACGCCGGTCAACGTCACGCTGTGCTTTTCGCCCGCCCAGGCGATCCTGGCCGCCAAGGCCGGTGCCCGCTTCATCTCCCCCTTCGTCGGCCGCTATGACGATATCGGCGCGCGCGGCATGGAACTGATCGAGCAGATCGTCGAGATCTATGCCAACTACCCGACCTTCCAGACCGAGGTGCTGGTCGCCTCGGTGCGCAACCCGCTGCATGTGGTCGAAGCCGGCCGCATCGGCGCCGATGTCGTCACCGTGCCGCCGTCGGTGCTGCGCCAGATGTACCAGCATCCGCTGACCGACAAGGGCCTGGCCGCATTCATGGCCGACTGGGAGAAGACCGGCCAGACGGTTCTCTGA
- a CDS encoding primosomal protein N', with product MTAPDTSPNPSAGLFPDHPSVEASRVAVLPLQAIGGPAGRRLDRLDYLVPPGMTLVPGDVVQVPLGPRTITGVVWGPGEGDLEARRLKSVTARRDCPPVPEALRRLVNAVAAYTVSPPAAVLRMVLPVDEALDPPRPEIGLVATGAAPTGRLTPQRRAVLEKLDQVTADDGGVPPTIAALAAAAGVSDGVVRGLIEGGVLAVVDRPVPPAFERPDPGRPGPEFGPDQAEAAAALVRAVGEGFAVEVLDGVTGSGKTEVYFEAIAAALRQGRQALVLVPEIALTSQWLERFRGRFGAPPVVWHSNLGQAHRRRAWRAVAEGAAPVVVGARSALFLPFPALGVIVVDEEHDAAFKQEDGVVYHARDMAVMRGALEGVPVVLASATPALETLANVERGRYRRRRLAARHGAAVLPAVEAIDMRTERLPATRFVSEPLKGAVLAAKERGEQSMLFINRRGYAPLTLCRACGHRMRCPSCEAWLVEHRFRAGGPRLVCHHCGHEEPEPDACPACGAEHKFAPCGPGVERLAEEAGSLMPELRVAVMTSDTIASPVEAADLIARMEAGEIDVLIGTQMMAKGYHFPRLTVVGVVDADLGLAGGDLRAAERTYQLLAQVAGRAGRAEHPGRVLLQTYDPGHPVIRALIAGDRDGFLEAEADARRQAGAPPYGRWAAVIVSAPDAGDARATADLFARALRRTLPPGARLLGPAPAPISLLRGRHRMRLLVMADRAADLPLAMAQARELVPVRGAVRVQIDVDPQSFL from the coding sequence ATGACCGCTCCGGATACAAGTCCGAACCCGTCTGCCGGGTTGTTTCCCGACCATCCGTCCGTCGAAGCGTCTCGCGTGGCCGTTCTGCCGCTCCAGGCGATAGGCGGCCCGGCTGGGCGCCGGTTGGACCGGCTGGACTATCTCGTGCCGCCCGGCATGACCCTTGTGCCCGGTGATGTGGTGCAGGTGCCGCTTGGGCCGCGTACGATCACCGGCGTGGTCTGGGGGCCAGGGGAGGGTGATCTTGAGGCGCGGCGGCTGAAATCGGTAACCGCACGCCGCGATTGTCCGCCGGTACCCGAGGCACTGCGTCGGCTGGTGAATGCCGTGGCGGCCTATACCGTATCTCCGCCGGCTGCCGTGCTGCGCATGGTGCTGCCCGTCGACGAGGCGCTGGATCCGCCGCGACCTGAGATCGGGCTGGTAGCGACCGGTGCCGCGCCCACCGGCCGGCTGACGCCCCAGCGCCGGGCGGTGCTGGAGAAGCTGGACCAGGTGACGGCCGATGACGGCGGGGTGCCGCCCACGATCGCAGCGCTCGCCGCCGCCGCCGGCGTGTCGGACGGCGTGGTCCGCGGCCTGATCGAGGGCGGCGTGCTGGCTGTGGTCGACCGGCCGGTCCCGCCTGCCTTCGAACGGCCGGATCCCGGGCGGCCGGGACCTGAATTCGGCCCGGATCAGGCAGAGGCCGCCGCGGCGCTGGTTCGTGCCGTAGGCGAAGGGTTTGCGGTCGAGGTGCTGGATGGCGTCACCGGTTCCGGCAAAACCGAGGTCTATTTCGAGGCGATCGCTGCCGCATTGCGTCAGGGCCGTCAGGCGCTGGTTCTGGTGCCCGAGATCGCGTTGACCAGCCAGTGGCTGGAACGCTTTCGTGGCCGTTTCGGTGCACCGCCCGTTGTCTGGCATTCCAATCTGGGCCAGGCCCATCGCCGCCGGGCCTGGCGGGCGGTGGCCGAAGGGGCCGCCCCGGTCGTGGTCGGCGCGCGCTCCGCCCTGTTCCTGCCTTTCCCGGCGCTGGGCGTGATCGTGGTCGACGAGGAACACGATGCCGCCTTCAAGCAGGAAGACGGCGTCGTCTATCATGCCCGCGACATGGCGGTGATGCGCGGCGCGCTGGAAGGCGTGCCGGTGGTGCTGGCGTCGGCCACGCCGGCCCTGGAAACGCTTGCCAATGTCGAACGCGGCCGCTATCGCCGCCGCCGTCTGGCCGCCCGCCACGGCGCCGCCGTGCTGCCGGCGGTGGAGGCGATCGACATGCGTACCGAGCGCCTGCCCGCCACCCGCTTCGTCTCGGAACCGCTCAAGGGCGCCGTGCTTGCCGCGAAGGAGCGCGGCGAGCAGTCGATGCTGTTCATCAATCGCCGGGGTTATGCGCCGCTCACCCTGTGCCGGGCCTGCGGACACCGGATGCGCTGCCCGTCCTGCGAGGCATGGCTGGTCGAACATCGTTTCCGTGCCGGCGGCCCGCGTCTGGTCTGCCATCATTGCGGCCACGAGGAGCCTGAACCCGACGCCTGCCCCGCCTGCGGCGCCGAACACAAATTCGCCCCCTGCGGGCCGGGCGTCGAACGTCTGGCCGAGGAAGCCGGCAGCCTGATGCCCGAATTGCGGGTGGCGGTGATGACCAGCGACACCATCGCAAGCCCGGTCGAGGCCGCGGATCTGATCGCACGCATGGAGGCGGGAGAGATCGATGTGCTGATCGGCACCCAGATGATGGCCAAGGGCTATCACTTTCCCCGACTGACCGTGGTGGGGGTGGTGGATGCCGATCTGGGCCTTGCGGGCGGCGATCTGCGAGCGGCGGAGCGGACCTATCAGTTGCTCGCCCAGGTCGCCGGCCGGGCGGGCCGGGCCGAACATCCGGGGCGGGTGTTGTTGCAGACCTATGATCCGGGTCATCCCGTCATACGCGCCCTGATCGCAGGTGATCGCGACGGCTTCCTGGAAGCGGAAGCGGATGCACGGCGTCAGGCCGGTGCTCCTCCCTATGGTCGCTGGGCAGCGGTGATCGTTTCGGCGCCCGATGCAGGCGATGCGCGCGCCACCGCCGATCTGTTTGCCAGGGCGCTGCGTCGGACCCTGCCCCCCGGCGCCCGCCTGCTGGGCCCGGCGCCGGCGCCGATCAGCCTGTTGCGCGGCCGCCATCGGATGCGGCTGCTGGTGATGGCCGATCGTGCCGCGGATCTGCCGCTGGCGATGGCGCAGGCGCGCGAGCTGGTGCCGGTCAGGGGGGCCGTCCGCGTGCAGATCGATGTGGATCCGCAGAGCTTCCTGTAA